The proteins below are encoded in one region of Mycobacteriales bacterium:
- a CDS encoding DUF2092 domain-containing protein has product MPMSPIARRRARYLVPLGAAAITAAIVFVPQAASGEQHPNLPAKSAAQLLASLEQLKLPQFSGTVVETARLGLPDIGDSALGSEVAPGGGKTGIEQLVTLLTGSHTAQLAYGGPDKQRVAIFLSDLSETDVVHNGTNLWTYSSDSNTVSHKTVARDSEDTAPQATTPLNPTKEAEQALAKINPSTKVTVDRTAEVAGRPAYQLDLDPRDSRALISSVRIAMDSQTSMPLRVQIWSRKNTSSPAFSVGFTSIAMSAPSASTFDFTKPPSASMQSSPFSGEGLGAISHGAAQRAYAQPTIGKDWTVVYVDRGSVGTSSSARSVRSSVTRSGVFGSKSKSVGVEGSGGGPGLAQELDQLGSRVPEGHLITTSLVTILVTNDNRILFGAVTPQYLEQVAASQAAQ; this is encoded by the coding sequence ATGCCAATGAGTCCCATCGCGCGCCGTCGGGCCCGGTACCTCGTCCCGCTGGGCGCGGCAGCGATCACCGCAGCCATCGTGTTCGTCCCGCAGGCTGCTTCGGGTGAGCAGCACCCGAACCTGCCGGCCAAGTCGGCCGCGCAGCTGCTCGCTTCCCTTGAGCAGCTGAAGCTGCCGCAGTTCAGTGGCACCGTGGTCGAGACGGCGCGGCTCGGGCTTCCCGACATCGGCGACAGCGCGCTCGGCTCGGAAGTCGCGCCCGGTGGCGGCAAGACCGGCATCGAGCAGCTGGTGACGCTGCTCACCGGTTCGCACACGGCGCAGCTCGCCTATGGGGGCCCGGACAAGCAGCGGGTTGCCATCTTCCTGTCCGACCTGTCCGAGACCGACGTCGTGCACAACGGCACCAACCTTTGGACCTACTCCAGCGACAGCAACACGGTCTCGCACAAGACGGTCGCGCGCGACAGCGAGGATACCGCGCCGCAGGCCACGACGCCGCTCAACCCGACGAAGGAGGCGGAGCAGGCACTGGCGAAGATCAACCCGTCGACGAAGGTGACGGTCGACCGTACGGCGGAGGTCGCGGGCCGCCCGGCGTACCAGCTGGACCTCGACCCGCGCGACAGCCGGGCGTTGATCAGCTCGGTGCGGATCGCGATGGACTCGCAGACCTCGATGCCGCTCCGGGTGCAGATCTGGTCGCGGAAGAACACCTCGTCGCCGGCGTTCTCCGTGGGGTTCACGAGCATCGCGATGTCCGCACCGAGCGCCTCCACGTTCGACTTCACGAAGCCGCCGAGCGCGTCGATGCAGTCCTCGCCGTTCTCTGGCGAAGGGCTGGGCGCCATCTCGCACGGTGCCGCGCAGCGCGCGTACGCGCAGCCAACGATCGGCAAGGACTGGACCGTGGTCTACGTCGACCGGGGCTCGGTCGGCACCTCGTCGTCCGCTAGGTCGGTGCGTTCATCGGTCACCCGCAGTGGAGTGTTCGGGTCGAAGAGCAAGTCGGTCGGCGTCGAGGGATCGGGCGGCGGGCCTGGTCTCGCGCAGGAGCTCGACCAGCTCGGGAGCCGCGTGCCCGAGGGACATCTGATCACGACCAGCCTGGTGACAATCCTCGTCACCAACGACAACCGGATTCTTTTCGGCGCCGTTACGCCGCAGTATCTCGAGCAGGTCGCAGCCAGCCAGGCTGCGCAATGA
- a CDS encoding HAMP domain-containing sensor histidine kinase — protein MAAWRAPRGWSRLGLRARLTLIATVALAVFLAAGSVLLLYGFSTSRLHAIDSTSRSAASDIASLTATGALPPTLPVQAGQSAQVLTARGQVLAVSPGTSRTLPLVPAGALARLARTGPSSGNVSQTAATGVNRILVRPVRVRGATYYVVVVESLRDERATLSSLGRYLAIAAPVLLVLVGATLWMLLGRALTTVSGLRRGAEAVTDPAGGVRLPLPGSQDEIRALAVTLNAMLDRLAAAAGRERQFVADVAHELRSPLAALHTQLEVALRQSDPARQDELVAGALEDAGRLAALIDDLLTLARMEAEQLPVSEPVDVAELAGLVRADPYVVLGDRPALARAVDNLVANANRHAAGQVVVDVVRTGSTTIEVRVDDDGPGVPVRDRQRVFERFVRLDDARARDDGGTGLGLAIVRATAHTHRGSVRVEDSPLGGARFVLVLPAAPDSAVPELDRRPATASTE, from the coding sequence ATGGCGGCCTGGCGCGCTCCCCGCGGATGGAGCCGGCTGGGCCTGCGGGCCCGGCTCACCCTGATCGCAACGGTCGCGCTCGCCGTGTTCCTTGCCGCCGGAAGCGTCCTGCTGCTGTACGGCTTCTCGACCAGCCGCCTGCACGCCATCGACTCGACCAGCCGGTCGGCCGCGTCGGACATCGCCAGCCTCACCGCGACGGGCGCGCTGCCACCCACGCTCCCGGTGCAGGCAGGGCAAAGCGCTCAGGTGCTGACCGCTCGCGGCCAGGTGCTCGCCGTATCCCCCGGTACGTCGCGAACCCTGCCGCTCGTGCCGGCCGGCGCGCTGGCCCGGCTCGCCCGGACCGGACCGAGCAGCGGGAACGTCAGCCAGACCGCGGCTACCGGGGTCAACCGGATCCTCGTCCGGCCGGTCCGCGTCCGCGGCGCGACCTACTACGTCGTGGTCGTCGAGTCGCTCCGGGACGAGCGCGCCACCCTCAGCAGCCTCGGTCGCTATCTCGCGATTGCGGCGCCGGTGCTGCTCGTGCTGGTGGGCGCAACGCTGTGGATGCTGCTCGGCAGGGCGCTCACCACGGTCTCCGGCCTGCGCCGGGGCGCCGAGGCGGTCACCGACCCGGCGGGCGGCGTGCGGCTGCCGCTGCCCGGCAGCCAGGACGAGATCCGCGCGCTTGCCGTCACGCTGAACGCGATGCTCGACCGGCTCGCCGCGGCCGCCGGCCGGGAACGGCAGTTCGTGGCCGACGTCGCGCACGAGCTGCGCAGCCCGCTCGCCGCCCTTCACACCCAGCTCGAGGTGGCGCTCCGCCAGAGCGACCCGGCCCGGCAGGACGAGCTGGTGGCGGGCGCGCTCGAGGACGCCGGGCGGCTCGCCGCGCTGATCGACGACCTGCTCACGCTGGCCCGGATGGAGGCCGAGCAACTGCCGGTCTCGGAGCCGGTCGACGTGGCCGAGCTCGCGGGGCTCGTGCGAGCAGATCCGTACGTCGTCCTCGGCGATCGCCCAGCGCTGGCCCGCGCCGTCGACAACCTGGTCGCCAACGCCAACCGGCACGCCGCCGGACAGGTGGTCGTCGACGTCGTACGGACCGGCAGCACGACGATCGAGGTGCGGGTGGACGACGACGGGCCCGGTGTGCCCGTGCGCGATCGGCAGCGGGTGTTCGAGCGGTTCGTCCGACTCGACGACGCCCGCGCCCGCGACGACGGCGGCACGGGCCTCGGCCTGGCGATCGTGCGAGCAACGGCGCACACGCACCGGGGCAGCGTCCGGGTCGAGGACTCACCGTTGGGCGGTGCGCGCTTCGTCCTGGTGCTGCCGGCGGCGCCCGATAGCGCGGTGCCAGAGCTCGACCGCCGGCCTGCAACTGCCAGCACGGAGTAG
- a CDS encoding MFS transporter produces the protein MSHASPMHAATHESPAAPSTTETNDNKWWTLIAVCLGTFMLLLDITIVNVALPKIQDDLHSTFADLQWVVDAYALTLAALLLTSGALADMYGRRRLYILGLVIFTAASVLCGVAQGSLMLELSRALQGIGGAIMFSVSLALLAHAFRGKERGLAFGVWGATTGFAVAIGPVLGGALVSGLSWRFIFFVNLPIGIGALVLTMMRVEESRDTAARRPDWWGFILFTAGLSSLIYALIEAGLTSFGATRVIVCFVLAGVLIAGFLVAERIVRDPMFDLSLFRLPTFSGGAIAAFGLSASIFSMLLYLTLYLQDLLQYSALQTGLRLVIMSGGILVVATVAGRVSSHVPVRLLIGPGLLVVGASLLLMRGLGAGSSWTHLIPGLIVGGIGVGLINPPLASTAVGVVQPHRAGMASGINSTFRQVGIATGIALLGTLFAKRTATSVASGLAHTPLAGKSAALSNALKSGEATSYFKQLPPKQVPIAAHVARASFTAGLNEILLVAAIVALVSGVLTFGLIRTKDFIRHEPAGGAG, from the coding sequence ATGTCCCACGCCTCACCGATGCATGCCGCTACGCACGAGTCGCCCGCTGCGCCCTCGACCACCGAGACCAACGACAACAAGTGGTGGACCCTGATCGCGGTGTGTCTCGGCACGTTCATGCTGCTGCTCGACATCACGATCGTGAACGTCGCCCTGCCCAAGATCCAGGATGACCTTCACTCGACCTTTGCCGACCTTCAGTGGGTGGTCGACGCCTACGCCCTCACCCTCGCCGCGTTGCTGCTGACGAGCGGAGCGCTCGCGGACATGTACGGACGGCGTCGGCTCTACATCCTCGGCCTGGTGATCTTCACCGCCGCTTCCGTGTTGTGCGGGGTGGCACAGGGCTCGCTCATGCTGGAGCTCTCACGGGCGCTGCAGGGGATCGGCGGCGCGATCATGTTCTCGGTCTCGCTGGCGCTGCTCGCGCACGCCTTCCGGGGCAAGGAGCGCGGGCTCGCGTTCGGGGTGTGGGGAGCCACCACCGGCTTTGCCGTCGCGATCGGACCGGTGCTGGGCGGCGCACTGGTGAGCGGGCTGTCGTGGCGGTTCATCTTCTTCGTGAACCTGCCGATCGGGATCGGCGCGCTCGTGCTCACGATGATGCGGGTCGAGGAGTCCCGCGACACCGCGGCGCGTCGACCGGACTGGTGGGGGTTCATCCTGTTCACCGCGGGGCTGTCCAGCTTGATCTACGCCCTGATCGAGGCGGGCCTGACCAGCTTCGGTGCAACCCGCGTCATCGTGTGCTTCGTCCTCGCCGGCGTACTGATTGCCGGCTTCCTCGTCGCCGAGCGCATCGTGCGCGACCCGATGTTCGACCTGTCGCTGTTCCGGTTGCCGACCTTCAGCGGCGGGGCGATCGCCGCCTTCGGGCTGTCGGCCAGCATCTTCTCGATGTTGCTCTACCTGACGCTGTACCTGCAGGACCTGCTTCAGTACAGCGCGCTGCAGACCGGCCTGCGGCTGGTGATCATGTCCGGCGGCATTCTCGTCGTCGCTACCGTCGCCGGTCGGGTCTCGTCGCACGTCCCGGTGCGGCTGTTGATCGGGCCGGGGCTGCTCGTTGTCGGTGCGTCACTGCTGTTGATGCGCGGCCTTGGCGCCGGCTCGTCGTGGACCCACCTCATCCCCGGCCTGATCGTCGGCGGGATCGGGGTCGGGCTGATCAACCCGCCGCTGGCGTCGACCGCGGTCGGTGTGGTGCAGCCGCATCGGGCCGGGATGGCCTCCGGGATCAACTCGACGTTCCGGCAGGTGGGCATCGCCACCGGCATCGCCCTGCTCGGCACGTTGTTCGCTAAGCGCACGGCGACCTCGGTGGCCAGTGGCCTGGCGCACACGCCGCTGGCGGGCAAGAGCGCTGCGCTCAGCAATGCGTTGAAGAGCGGCGAGGCCACGTCGTACTTCAAGCAGCTCCCGCCGAAGCAGGTGCCGATCGCCGCTCACGTGGCCCGGGCCAGCTTCACCGCCGGGCTGAACGAGATCCTGCTGGTGGCCGCGATCGTCGCGCTCGTCTCCGGCGTGCTGACCTTCGGGCTGATCCGCACCAAGGACTTCATCCGGCACGAACCGGCCGGCGGAGCCGGGTAG
- a CDS encoding N-acetylmuramoyl-L-alanine amidase, with the protein MTVGVDPGHNGDNWAHPGVIDRKVWNGREWENCNTTGTATDSGYSEAKFNFRVAEDLHRDLRHEGAHVVMTRHNNHGVGPCVNKRAEIINRSHASVGIDIHADGGPAGGRGFAVLEPVRDKENRHVIGLSDRFGHMLRRAMRSGTTMPTSTYDGHHGLAHRDNLAGLNLTKVPLVLIECGNLRNSHDARLLTRTRFQHRLARAFAVAITRFVRYREHHRDAVL; encoded by the coding sequence GTGACCGTCGGCGTGGACCCTGGCCACAACGGCGACAACTGGGCGCACCCCGGCGTCATCGACCGCAAGGTCTGGAACGGCAGGGAGTGGGAGAACTGCAACACCACCGGGACCGCGACCGACAGCGGCTACAGCGAGGCCAAGTTCAACTTCCGCGTGGCCGAGGACCTGCACCGCGACCTGCGCCATGAGGGAGCGCACGTGGTGATGACCCGGCACAACAACCACGGCGTCGGGCCGTGCGTCAACAAGCGTGCCGAGATCATCAACCGCTCACACGCGAGCGTCGGTATCGACATTCATGCCGACGGCGGGCCGGCCGGCGGGCGCGGGTTCGCGGTGCTCGAGCCGGTGCGCGACAAGGAGAACCGTCACGTCATCGGATTGTCGGACCGCTTCGGGCACATGTTGCGGCGCGCGATGCGCAGCGGGACGACCATGCCGACCAGCACGTACGACGGGCACCACGGGCTTGCCCACCGAGACAACCTGGCCGGCCTCAACCTGACCAAGGTTCCGCTCGTCCTCATCGAGTGCGGCAACCTGAGGAACTCCCATGATGCCCGGCTGCTGACCAGGACCCGGTTCCAGCACCGCCTGGCGCGTGCGTTCGCGGTTGCGATCACCCGGTTCGTCCGCTACCGCGAGCACCATCGCGATGCCGTGCTCTGA
- a CDS encoding response regulator transcription factor → MRLLLVDDERRLARALQTGLSDEGYVVDVAYDGQSGLDAACAGGYDAIILDLMLPVLSGYQVVRRLRSAEIWTPVLMLTAKDGEYDEADALDEGADDYLTKPFSLVVLVARIRALLRRGSAPRPTVLRAGTVEVDPATRQVLRDGVEVEITAREFALLAYLTRNAGRVVSKAELYEHVWESHDAGRGLNVVEVYVGYLRRKLGREIVETVRGAGYRTPLATTPGAATGAGPGAG, encoded by the coding sequence GTGCGGTTGCTGCTGGTCGACGACGAGCGCCGGCTGGCACGCGCGTTGCAGACCGGGCTCAGCGACGAAGGTTATGTCGTGGACGTCGCCTACGACGGCCAGTCCGGGCTGGACGCCGCGTGCGCCGGCGGCTACGACGCGATCATCCTCGACCTGATGCTTCCGGTTCTCTCCGGCTACCAGGTGGTCCGCCGGCTGCGCAGCGCGGAGATCTGGACGCCGGTGCTGATGCTCACCGCGAAGGACGGCGAGTACGACGAGGCGGACGCGCTCGACGAGGGAGCGGATGACTACCTGACCAAGCCGTTCTCCCTCGTCGTGCTCGTTGCGCGGATCCGCGCCTTGCTCCGACGCGGTTCGGCGCCTCGCCCAACGGTGCTGCGGGCCGGCACGGTCGAGGTGGACCCCGCCACCCGGCAGGTCCTTCGTGACGGCGTCGAGGTCGAGATCACGGCGCGGGAGTTCGCCCTGCTCGCCTACCTGACCCGCAACGCCGGGCGCGTCGTATCGAAGGCGGAGCTCTACGAGCATGTCTGGGAGTCGCACGACGCGGGGCGCGGCCTGAACGTCGTCGAGGTCTACGTCGGCTACCTGCGCCGCAAGCTCGGCCGCGAGATCGTCGAAACGGTTCGCGGCGCGGGTTACCGCACTCCGCTCGCCACCACTCCCGGCGCCGCCACCGGGGCCGGACCGGGGGCCGGCTGA